The following proteins are co-located in the Labrys monachus genome:
- a CDS encoding sugar ABC transporter ATP-binding protein, whose protein sequence is MSEPASAPTRRAIVSMQNIGQSFGANRVLDDISFDVMAGETHALLGENGAGKSTLMKVLMGVYRASEGKVVFDGEDVTMLSLRERLDRGIAMIFQELSVLPNRSVAENLFVLREPRAFGLRVDGARMVREARALIERFGFALDATARVGDLAFAQRQMVEILKSISRGARLLVMDEPTSSLTIHEEETLFRTIGQLKAAGIGIVYISHRMADVLRLSDRISIIKDGRLVGPLDPKETSIEAIAALMSRPKAEGAVPAAKAPPRPAPVAAAAPVLDVRDLGTARKLSQISFSIAPGEIVGLAGLVGSGRSTLAKALFGILPDTKGSVGVAGRPMQTGSVSRAIAAGIGLVPEDRRLEGLVGGRSLQENLALPSLSELSLAGRFGPMASGRIGALFKRYREDLSILCRGPGQTAQELSGGNQQKIVFGKWLATKPKVLILDEPTSGVDINAKRDMRDLVRRTAAEGVGVLLISSELEELMDLSDRILVMAEGRITRSVQRIDDETELRALLQAEAARQAATRAGGALQ, encoded by the coding sequence ATGTCCGAACCTGCGAGCGCGCCGACGCGGCGCGCCATCGTGTCGATGCAGAACATCGGCCAGTCGTTCGGGGCCAATCGCGTCCTCGACGATATCTCCTTCGACGTGATGGCCGGCGAGACCCATGCGCTCCTCGGCGAGAACGGCGCGGGCAAGTCGACGCTCATGAAGGTGCTCATGGGCGTCTACCGGGCCAGCGAAGGCAAGGTCGTCTTCGACGGCGAGGACGTCACGATGCTGTCGCTGCGCGAGCGGCTCGACCGCGGCATCGCCATGATCTTCCAGGAACTGAGCGTGCTGCCGAACCGGTCGGTGGCGGAAAATCTCTTCGTCCTGCGCGAACCCAGGGCCTTCGGCCTGCGCGTCGACGGTGCCCGCATGGTGCGCGAGGCCAGAGCGCTGATCGAACGCTTCGGCTTCGCGCTGGACGCGACCGCCCGGGTGGGAGACCTCGCCTTCGCCCAGCGCCAGATGGTCGAGATCCTCAAGTCGATCTCCCGCGGTGCCCGGCTTCTCGTCATGGACGAGCCGACGTCGTCCCTCACGATCCATGAGGAAGAGACGCTGTTCCGCACCATCGGCCAGCTCAAGGCCGCCGGCATCGGCATCGTCTATATCAGCCATCGCATGGCGGATGTGCTGCGCCTGTCCGACCGCATTTCCATCATCAAGGACGGCAGGCTGGTGGGGCCGCTCGATCCGAAGGAGACCTCGATCGAGGCCATTGCCGCCCTGATGTCTCGGCCGAAGGCGGAGGGGGCGGTGCCGGCAGCCAAGGCGCCGCCGCGGCCCGCGCCGGTGGCCGCCGCCGCGCCGGTTCTCGACGTGCGGGACCTCGGCACGGCGCGCAAGCTGTCGCAGATCTCCTTCTCCATCGCGCCGGGAGAGATCGTCGGCCTCGCGGGCCTCGTCGGCAGCGGCCGGTCGACGCTCGCCAAGGCGCTGTTCGGCATCCTTCCCGACACCAAGGGCTCCGTCGGGGTCGCCGGCAGGCCGATGCAGACCGGTAGCGTCAGCCGCGCCATCGCCGCCGGCATCGGGCTCGTGCCCGAGGATCGCAGGCTCGAAGGCCTCGTCGGCGGCCGCTCGCTGCAGGAGAACCTGGCGCTGCCCAGCCTTTCGGAGCTTTCCCTGGCAGGCCGGTTCGGCCCGATGGCCTCCGGGCGCATCGGCGCGCTCTTCAAGCGCTACCGCGAGGATCTCAGCATCCTGTGCCGCGGCCCCGGCCAGACGGCGCAGGAACTCTCGGGCGGCAACCAGCAGAAGATCGTCTTCGGCAAATGGCTGGCGACCAAGCCCAAGGTTCTCATCCTCGACGAGCCGACCTCGGGCGTCGACATCAATGCCAAGCGCGACATGCGCGACCTCGTGCGGCGAACCGCGGCCGAGGGCGTCGGCGTGCTTCTCATCTCTTCGGAACTCGAGGAACTCATGGATCTTTCGGATCGCATTCTCGTCATGGCGGAAGGCCGAATCACACGCAGCGTCCAGCGCATCGACGATGAGACGGAGCTTCGCGCGCTGCTGCAGGCCGAGGCAGCCAGGCAGGCCGCCACACGGGCCGGGGGAGCGCTGCAATGA
- a CDS encoding vitamin B12-dependent ribonucleotide reductase: MRIERHYTTSGQSPYASIAFRNTTSEIRNPDGSVVFRLENIAVPEAWSQVAADILAQKYFRKAGVPARMKKVEENAVPSWLWRSVADEETLAALPEGERVIGETDSREVFDRLAGTWTYWGWKGGYFDSEEDARAFFDEHRYMLAMQMVAPNSPQWFNTGLHWAYGIDGPGQGHFYVDFKTGQLTSSTSAYEHPQPHACFIQSVADDLVNDGGIMDLWVREARLFKYGSGTGSNFSALRGEGERLSGGGRSSGLMSFLKIGDRAAGAIKSGGTTRRAAKMVVVDADHPDIETYIDWKVKEEQKVAALVTGSKIVHKHLKAVMRACVNCEGPGEDCFDPERNPALKREIKAARRDMVPDNLVKRVIQFARQGYKDISFDIYDTDWDSEAYLTVAGQNSNNSVRVDDAFLNAVEADGDWALKARITGKTTKTLKARELWEKIGHAAWASADPGIQFHTTINDWHTCPASGPIRASNPCSEYMFLDDTACNLASLNLLQFRRPDGTFDLASYEHAVRLWTIVLEISVTMAQFPSKAIAELSYRYRTLGLGYANIGGLLMTSGIPYDSDAGRALGGAFSAIMTGVAYATSAEMARELGPFPGFEPNREAMLRVMRNHRRAAHGETSGYEALATVPVALDHATLAGLGENGAAIAAHARAAWDKALALGEANGYRNAQATVIAPTGTIGLVMDCDTTGIEPDFALVKFKKLAGGGYFKIINRAVPEALRTLGYSEADIAEMEAYAVGHASLRQAPVINHTSLLSRGFTEAKLAQVEKALASAFDIKFVFNKWTLGEDFLTGALGVPPAKLNDVSFDLLTFLGFAKADIEKANVHVCGAMTLEGAPHLKPEHLPVFDCANPCGRIGKRYLSVESHIRMMAAAQPFISGAISKTINMPNDATVEDCKAAYTLSWRLALKANALYRDGSKLSQPLNSQLLADEDEQDAVEELMERPAPARAAQVAERIVERIIERVEVAREREKMPDRRKGYTQKATVGGHKIYLRTGEYDDGRLGEIFIDMHKEGAAFRAMMNNFAIAISLGLQYGVPLEEYVEAFTFTRFEPAGFVQGNDSIKNATSILDYVFRELAISYIGRYDLAHVTPEDLSHDALGTGQGEGKSRSGPMIAPVSRGLVRSKTERFVVMPGGVSASSASLAPVSTEARGAITALSTAVTTAGLTRGVVAGPGATLGATALKEEEDPTTNLAFSAPGAWGDNKPTSARRAEARLRGYEGEACPECANFTLVRNGTCLKCDTCGGTTGCS; encoded by the coding sequence ATGCGGATTGAACGGCACTATACGACGAGCGGGCAATCGCCCTACGCGTCCATCGCCTTCCGGAACACCACGAGCGAAATCCGCAATCCGGACGGATCGGTCGTGTTCCGGCTTGAGAACATCGCCGTGCCCGAGGCCTGGAGCCAGGTCGCCGCCGACATCCTGGCCCAGAAATATTTCCGCAAGGCCGGCGTGCCCGCCCGCATGAAGAAGGTGGAGGAGAACGCCGTTCCCTCATGGCTGTGGCGTTCGGTTGCGGACGAGGAAACGCTCGCCGCCCTCCCCGAGGGCGAGCGCGTCATCGGCGAGACCGATTCGCGCGAGGTCTTCGACCGCCTCGCCGGCACCTGGACCTATTGGGGCTGGAAGGGCGGCTATTTCGACAGCGAGGAGGATGCGCGCGCCTTCTTCGACGAGCACCGCTACATGCTCGCCATGCAGATGGTCGCGCCGAATTCCCCGCAATGGTTCAACACCGGCCTGCACTGGGCCTACGGCATCGACGGCCCCGGCCAGGGCCATTTCTATGTCGACTTCAAGACCGGCCAGCTGACGTCGTCGACCTCGGCCTATGAACATCCCCAGCCGCATGCCTGCTTCATCCAGTCGGTCGCCGACGATCTCGTCAATGACGGCGGCATCATGGACCTGTGGGTGCGCGAGGCGCGCCTGTTCAAATATGGCTCGGGCACCGGCTCGAACTTCTCCGCCCTGCGCGGCGAGGGCGAGCGCCTGTCGGGCGGCGGACGCTCCTCCGGCCTGATGTCCTTCCTCAAGATCGGCGATCGCGCCGCCGGCGCCATCAAGTCGGGCGGCACCACGCGCCGGGCCGCCAAGATGGTGGTGGTCGATGCCGACCATCCGGACATCGAGACCTATATCGACTGGAAGGTGAAGGAGGAGCAGAAGGTCGCCGCGCTCGTCACCGGCTCGAAGATCGTCCACAAGCACCTCAAGGCGGTGATGCGCGCCTGCGTGAACTGCGAGGGCCCGGGCGAGGATTGCTTCGATCCGGAACGCAACCCCGCCCTCAAGCGCGAGATCAAGGCGGCACGCCGCGACATGGTCCCGGACAACCTGGTCAAGCGCGTCATCCAGTTCGCCCGCCAGGGCTACAAGGACATTTCCTTCGACATCTACGACACCGACTGGGATTCGGAAGCCTACCTCACGGTCGCCGGCCAGAACTCCAACAATTCGGTGCGTGTCGACGACGCCTTCCTCAATGCCGTCGAGGCCGATGGCGACTGGGCGCTGAAGGCGCGCATCACCGGCAAGACCACCAAGACGCTCAAGGCGCGCGAGCTGTGGGAGAAGATCGGCCATGCCGCCTGGGCGTCGGCCGATCCGGGCATCCAGTTCCACACCACCATCAACGACTGGCATACCTGCCCGGCGTCGGGGCCGATCCGCGCCTCCAATCCGTGCTCGGAATACATGTTCCTCGACGACACCGCCTGCAACCTGGCGTCGCTGAACCTGCTGCAGTTCCGCCGGCCGGACGGGACGTTCGACCTCGCCTCCTACGAACACGCCGTCCGCCTGTGGACGATCGTGCTCGAGATCTCCGTGACGATGGCGCAGTTCCCGTCCAAGGCGATCGCCGAACTGTCCTATCGCTACCGCACGCTCGGCCTCGGCTACGCCAATATCGGCGGCCTGCTGATGACCTCCGGCATTCCCTATGATTCCGATGCCGGTCGCGCCCTCGGCGGCGCCTTCAGCGCCATCATGACCGGCGTCGCCTATGCGACCTCGGCCGAGATGGCCCGCGAACTCGGCCCCTTCCCCGGCTTCGAGCCCAACCGCGAGGCCATGCTCCGGGTGATGCGCAACCATCGCCGGGCCGCCCATGGCGAGACCTCTGGCTATGAGGCGCTGGCGACGGTGCCGGTGGCGCTCGACCACGCCACGCTCGCCGGCCTGGGCGAGAACGGCGCGGCCATCGCGGCCCATGCCCGGGCGGCGTGGGACAAGGCGCTCGCCCTCGGCGAGGCCAATGGCTACCGCAATGCGCAGGCGACGGTGATCGCCCCGACGGGCACGATCGGCCTCGTCATGGATTGCGACACCACCGGCATCGAACCCGATTTCGCGCTGGTGAAGTTCAAGAAGCTCGCCGGCGGCGGCTATTTCAAGATCATCAACCGCGCCGTGCCGGAGGCGCTGCGCACGCTCGGCTATTCGGAAGCCGACATCGCGGAGATGGAAGCCTATGCGGTCGGCCATGCCTCGCTGCGCCAGGCGCCGGTGATCAACCACACCTCGCTGCTCTCGCGCGGCTTCACCGAGGCGAAACTGGCGCAGGTGGAAAAGGCGCTCGCCTCCGCCTTCGACATCAAATTCGTGTTCAACAAGTGGACGCTGGGCGAGGACTTCCTCACCGGGGCTCTCGGCGTGCCCCCGGCGAAGCTCAACGATGTTTCGTTCGACCTCCTCACCTTCCTCGGCTTCGCCAAGGCCGACATCGAGAAGGCCAATGTGCATGTCTGCGGTGCGATGACGCTGGAAGGCGCGCCGCATCTCAAGCCCGAGCACCTGCCGGTGTTCGACTGCGCCAATCCCTGCGGACGGATCGGCAAGCGCTACCTCTCGGTCGAGAGCCACATCCGCATGATGGCGGCGGCGCAGCCCTTCATCTCCGGGGCGATCTCCAAGACCATCAACATGCCCAACGACGCGACGGTGGAGGACTGCAAGGCCGCCTACACCCTGTCGTGGCGGCTGGCGCTCAAGGCCAATGCGCTCTATCGCGACGGCTCGAAGCTGTCGCAGCCCCTCAATTCGCAGCTCCTCGCCGACGAGGACGAGCAGGATGCGGTGGAGGAACTGATGGAGCGGCCCGCGCCCGCGCGTGCGGCGCAGGTGGCCGAACGCATCGTCGAGCGCATCATCGAGCGCGTGGAAGTGGCACGCGAGCGCGAGAAGATGCCCGACCGCCGCAAGGGCTATACCCAGAAGGCGACGGTGGGCGGCCACAAGATCTATCTGCGTACCGGCGAGTATGACGACGGACGCCTCGGCGAGATCTTCATCGACATGCACAAGGAGGGCGCCGCCTTCCGCGCCATGATGAACAATTTCGCCATCGCGATCTCGCTCGGCCTGCAATATGGCGTGCCGCTGGAAGAATATGTGGAGGCCTTCACCTTCACCCGCTTCGAGCCGGCCGGCTTCGTGCAGGGCAATGATTCCATCAAGAACGCCACGTCCATCCTCGACTATGTGTTCCGCGAGCTCGCGATCTCCTATATCGGCCGCTACGACCTCGCCCATGTCACGCCGGAGGATCTCAGCCACGACGCGCTCGGCACCGGCCAGGGCGAAGGCAAGAGCCGCTCGGGACCGATGATCGCCCCCGTCTCCCGCGGCCTCGTGCGCTCCAAGACCGAGCGTTTCGTGGTGATGCCGGGCGGTGTTTCGGCAAGCAGCGCCTCGCTCGCCCCGGTCTCGACCGAAGCCCGCGGCGCCATCACCGCGCTCTCGACGGCGGTGACCACTGCGGGCCTGACCCGCGGCGTCGTGGCCGGCCCCGGCGCAACCCTCGGCGCCACGGCGCTGAAGGAGGAGGAAGATCCAACCACTAACCTTGCTTTTTCTGCTCCAGGCGCGTGGGGAGATAATAAACCCACATCCGCTAGGCGCGCGGAAGCAAGATTGCGAGGCTATGAAGGAGAGGCTTGTCCCGAATGCGCGAACTTCACGCTAGTCCGTAACGGAACTTGTCTGAAGTGTGACACTTGCGGTGGAACAACGGGATGCTCCTGA
- a CDS encoding SDR family NAD(P)-dependent oxidoreductase: MATGLYDFSEQRVLVVGASRAGIGAAIADGFADAGATVTITGKEEQPIQSYLGRYAYRQLDVADEEAVRTLAAETAGLDILVNCAGMADRDTEWTHAGFKRVIDVNLVGMFNLANAFRPHLARSRGAVVAIASMYSLMGSPFVPAYGASKAALAQLVQTLAIAWAADGIRVNAIAPGFIVTEQTTRARADAVHYNRVLDRTPMARWGEPGDLVGPALFLASDHARFVTGILMPVDGGLTANL, from the coding sequence GTGGCGACCGGGCTCTATGATTTTTCGGAACAGCGGGTGCTGGTCGTGGGCGCGAGCCGCGCCGGCATCGGGGCGGCGATCGCCGACGGCTTTGCGGATGCCGGCGCGACCGTGACCATCACCGGCAAGGAAGAGCAGCCGATCCAATCCTATCTCGGCCGCTATGCCTATCGCCAGCTCGACGTCGCCGACGAAGAGGCGGTTCGGACGCTCGCGGCCGAAACCGCCGGGCTCGACATCCTCGTCAATTGCGCCGGCATGGCCGACCGCGATACCGAATGGACCCATGCGGGGTTCAAGCGCGTGATCGACGTGAATCTCGTCGGCATGTTCAATCTCGCCAATGCCTTCAGGCCGCATCTGGCCCGCAGCAGGGGCGCCGTCGTTGCGATCGCCTCGATGTATTCGCTGATGGGAAGCCCCTTCGTTCCCGCCTATGGCGCCAGCAAGGCGGCCCTGGCACAACTCGTGCAGACGCTGGCGATCGCCTGGGCGGCGGACGGCATCAGGGTCAATGCGATTGCGCCGGGATTCATCGTCACCGAACAGACCACCCGCGCCCGCGCCGATGCCGTTCATTACAACCGCGTGCTGGACCGTACGCCGATGGCACGCTGGGGAGAGCCGGGCGATCTCGTCGGCCCCGCGCTGTTCCTGGCCTCCGACCACGCCAGATTCGTCACCGGCATCCTCATGCCGGTCGACGGCGGCCTGACCGCCAATCTCTAG
- a CDS encoding ABC transporter permease — protein MSAPSSTSTGGRLAGFLRDHITYVIFLAITLYFVLFAPHFASLSTASAVLRITAIVSVMAIGMTFVIICGEIDLSVGSVASFAGMIGALLLDRDVPGYVASLIVLAAGAGIGAASGLLVTKLRIPSFLVTLGMLSIFSGLALTITGTRPVPIVDDDFSNLFWNGGFAGIQAPIWWTIVLTLIGYYLLHQMAYGRRVFATGGNPVAARFSGVRTDGVKIVAFMLSGMTASLAGLMLAARSTAGNPSLGAGLELDVIAAVIIGGTSLFGGYGSIVGSVIGAIFIGILGFGLLVLGLSTSIQEVIKGAIIIIAVSLNRR, from the coding sequence ATGAGCGCGCCTTCCTCGACGTCGACGGGCGGGCGCCTCGCCGGCTTCCTGCGCGACCACATCACCTATGTGATCTTCCTCGCCATCACCCTCTATTTCGTGCTGTTCGCACCGCATTTCGCCTCGCTCTCGACGGCGAGCGCCGTGTTGCGCATCACGGCCATCGTCTCGGTGATGGCGATCGGCATGACCTTCGTGATCATCTGCGGCGAGATCGATCTGTCTGTCGGCTCGGTGGCGAGCTTCGCCGGCATGATCGGCGCGCTGCTCCTCGACCGGGACGTGCCGGGCTATGTGGCCTCCCTCATCGTGCTCGCGGCCGGTGCCGGCATCGGCGCCGCCTCCGGGCTCCTGGTCACCAAGCTGCGCATTCCCTCCTTCCTCGTGACGCTGGGCATGCTCTCGATCTTTTCCGGCCTCGCTTTGACGATCACCGGCACGCGCCCGGTGCCGATCGTCGACGATGATTTCTCCAACCTGTTCTGGAATGGCGGCTTCGCCGGCATCCAGGCGCCGATCTGGTGGACGATCGTCCTCACGCTGATCGGCTATTATCTCCTGCACCAGATGGCCTATGGCCGTCGGGTGTTCGCCACCGGCGGCAATCCCGTGGCCGCGCGTTTTTCGGGCGTGAGGACGGACGGCGTCAAGATCGTTGCGTTCATGCTGTCGGGCATGACCGCCTCGCTCGCCGGCCTGATGCTGGCCGCCCGCTCGACCGCCGGCAATCCCAGCCTCGGCGCGGGGCTCGAACTGGACGTCATCGCGGCGGTGATCATCGGCGGGACGAGCCTGTTCGGCGGTTACGGCTCGATCGTCGGTTCGGTGATCGGCGCGATCTTCATCGGCATCCTCGGCTTCGGCCTCCTGGTGCTCGGCCTGTCGACCAGCATCCAGGAGGTCATCAAGGGCGCGATCATCATCATCGCCGTGTCGCTGAACCGGCGCTGA
- a CDS encoding ImmA/IrrE family metallo-endopeptidase, producing MWLDAKKGEGRARYIIAHEIGHIYLHDYMPSSFSSTNFRHFKSLPEEQTAEWQAHTFAKYFILPDSIVLNFIDAPSIMFRCNIDDEIAIERLQKVNRKYKRPPLYAPTPQPHEGDSCPNCSNFTLIRTGLLVRCDVCGAKATL from the coding sequence ATATGGCTGGACGCCAAAAAGGGAGAGGGGCGAGCGCGATATATTATTGCTCACGAGATAGGTCATATATATCTCCATGATTATATGCCGAGTTCCTTCTCAAGTACGAATTTCCGACACTTCAAATCACTGCCTGAGGAGCAAACGGCCGAGTGGCAGGCGCACACATTCGCGAAATATTTTATCCTCCCTGATTCTATAGTGTTGAATTTTATAGATGCGCCATCTATCATGTTTCGATGCAATATAGACGACGAAATTGCGATAGAACGGTTACAGAAAGTAAATAGAAAATATAAACGACCGCCTCTGTATGCACCCACTCCTCAGCCGCATGAGGGAGATTCTTGCCCGAACTGTTCAAATTTTACTTTAATTCGTACTGGGCTTTTGGTCCGATGTGACGTCTGTGGTGCCAAAGCCACACTTTAA
- a CDS encoding substrate-binding domain-containing protein, which yields MKHKALWAAALTLSMAGTALASAGAADYSWPNNIPPEAKALLEPLPLSPTGQPVPGYPKGPPAVSPDVLKFSEADVAKLKAGKFTAGLVMHTMDAGWPQLQVAGITNTLKEFGIDVVGTTDAKFQPGQQISDLEQMIARKPDVIFSIPIDPKSEAAAYKKAAAAGIKLVFMDNVPVDMAPGKDYVTVVASDNEKNAYFAAQELVSAIGGKGEVGVITLVYDYYYSVAARKVGALKAFAEHPDIKVDDVGTFTAPEKAYEVATAMLTAHPDLKGIFVAWDTPAQQVLAAAKTLGRDIVITTNDIAADSALNVARGEFLAVGAQRPYDQGVAEAKAAALALLGKDVPPYVSVPTLRVKKIDLLSALKDVTKEDPPSSVIKICKGECF from the coding sequence ATGAAGCACAAGGCATTATGGGCGGCCGCGCTCACCCTCTCGATGGCCGGTACGGCGCTCGCTTCGGCCGGCGCCGCCGACTACAGCTGGCCGAACAACATTCCGCCGGAAGCCAAGGCGCTGCTGGAGCCGCTGCCGCTCTCGCCGACCGGCCAGCCGGTCCCGGGGTATCCGAAGGGACCGCCGGCGGTGTCGCCCGACGTCCTCAAATTCTCCGAGGCCGACGTCGCCAAGCTCAAGGCGGGCAAGTTCACGGCCGGCCTCGTCATGCACACCATGGATGCGGGGTGGCCGCAGCTCCAGGTGGCCGGCATCACCAACACGCTGAAGGAATTCGGCATCGACGTGGTCGGCACCACCGACGCCAAGTTCCAGCCCGGGCAGCAGATCAGCGACCTCGAGCAGATGATCGCCCGCAAGCCGGACGTGATCTTCTCGATCCCGATCGATCCCAAGTCGGAGGCGGCGGCCTATAAGAAGGCGGCGGCAGCCGGCATCAAGCTGGTCTTCATGGACAATGTCCCGGTCGACATGGCCCCGGGCAAGGACTACGTGACGGTGGTCGCATCCGACAACGAGAAGAACGCCTATTTCGCCGCGCAGGAGCTGGTTTCAGCCATCGGCGGCAAAGGCGAAGTCGGCGTCATCACGCTGGTCTACGACTATTACTACTCCGTCGCGGCCCGCAAGGTCGGCGCTCTCAAGGCCTTCGCCGAACATCCGGACATCAAGGTCGACGATGTCGGCACCTTCACCGCGCCCGAAAAGGCCTATGAGGTGGCGACCGCCATGCTGACCGCCCATCCCGACCTGAAGGGCATCTTCGTGGCCTGGGACACGCCGGCCCAGCAGGTGCTCGCCGCCGCGAAGACGCTCGGCCGCGACATCGTGATCACCACCAACGACATCGCCGCCGACAGCGCTCTGAACGTCGCCCGCGGCGAATTCCTCGCCGTCGGCGCCCAGCGCCCCTACGATCAGGGCGTGGCGGAGGCCAAGGCCGCCGCTCTCGCTCTGCTCGGAAAGGACGTGCCGCCCTATGTTTCCGTCCCGACGCTGCGGGTGAAGAAGATCGATCTCCTCAGCGCCCTCAAGGACGTGACCAAGGAGGATCCGCCGAGCTCAGTCATCAAGATCTGCAAGGGCGAGTGCTTCTGA